The Andrena cerasifolii isolate SP2316 chromosome 15, iyAndCera1_principal, whole genome shotgun sequence genome includes a window with the following:
- the LOC143377338 gene encoding protein phosphatase PTC7 homolog, whose product MQSIYWTGRLLSRAIWNGLSNYTACTDPSVSKCREPSFISAVCGFPKDFTRGRMRKGQFGDDAWFSAKFKAVEVIGVADGVGGWRHYGIDPGEFSSFLMRTCERLVSMGRFTASEPAGLLARSYYELLENKQPILGSSTACVIVLNKETSSIYAANIGDSGFVVVRKGEVVHRSSEQQHYFNTPFQLSLPPPGHSGLVLSDSPESADTSSFGVEDGDVILLATDGVFDNVPDGLLITEMRKVQGERDPTKIQGVANSIAWMARSLAFDGAFMSPFAQSARENGIDTIGGKPDDITVLLATVAI is encoded by the exons ATGCAGTCCATTTATTGGACGGGGAGGCTGCTGTCCCGAGCGATATGGAACGGCCTATCGAATTATACAGCCTGCACCGATCCCAGCGTGAGTAAATGTCGCGAGCCGTCCTTTATATCGGCGGTTTGCGGCTTCCCCAAAGACTTCACGCGGGGACGTATGCGCAAGGGTCAGTTCGGCGACGATGCCTGGTTCAGTGCCAAATTCAAGGCTGTGGAAGTCATAG GCGTAGCGGACGGCGTCGGCGGGTGGAGACACTACGGGATCGACCCGGGAGAGTTCTCCAGCTTTTTAATGAGAACGTGCGAGAGGCTGGTCTCCATGGGCAGGTTCACTGCCTCCGAACCGGCCGGATTACTAGCACGTAGTTACTATGAATTACTAGAAAATAAACAACCCATATTAG GTAGCAGCACTGCGTGCGTTATAGTCCTTAACAAAGAGACCAGCAGCATTTACGCGGCTAATATCGGCGATAGTGGTTTTGTAGTTGTAAGGAAAGGGGAGGTAGTTCATCGTTCCTCGGAGCAACAGCATTATTTTAATACTCCGTTTCAGCTGTCTCTTCCGCCTCCGGGACACTCCGGCCTGGTACTTAGCGACAG TCCAGAGTCCGCGGACACTTCGAGCTTCGGAGTCGAAGACGGCGATGTGATCCTTCTGGCAACGGACGGGGTGTTCGATAACGTGCCTGACGGGCTGCTTATCACCGAAATGCGCAAGGTCCAAGGGGAAAGAGATCCTACGAAAATACAGGGAGTCGCTAATTCGATAGCCTGGATGGCGCGTAGTTTAGCTTTCGACGGCGCATTTATGTCTCCGTTCGCCCAAAGTGCTAGAGAGAATGGAATTGACACTATAG GTGGTAAACCAGATGACATTACAGTGCTCTTAGCAACGGTGGcgatataa
- the Der-2 gene encoding derlin 2 produces the protein MAFQTFRQEYMQTPVVTRAYTTACVITTLAVQLDLVSPFRLYFNPTLIIEQYQLWRLITTFLFFGNMGFNFFFNMIFTYRYCRMLEEGSFRRRTADFVMMFIFGGICMITFAFVVNIMFLGHAFTVMLVYVWSRRNPFVRLNFFGLLNFQAPYMPWMLLGFSVLLGNTISVDLVGMAVGHMYYFAEDVFPRLRGGFRVLKTPQILKTLFDAHPEDPDYTPPPEDRPGGFDWGPDVNVQ, from the exons ATGGCCTTCCAAACTTTTCGGCAGGAGTACATGCAAACGCCCGTGGTGACACGAGCTTATACAACAGCTTGTGTCATCACGACCCTTGCTGTG CAACTGGACCTGGTGTCTCCGTTCCGACTGTACTTCAATCCGACGCTGATAATCGAACAGTATCAG CTATGGAGACTAATAACCACATTTTTGTTTTTCGGAAATATGGGTTTCAACTTCTTTTTCAATATGATCTTCACGTATCGGTACTGTCGAATGTTGGAAGAAGGTTCTTTCCGCAGAAGGACAGCTGACTTCGTAATGATGTTCATTTTTGGAGGCATATGTATGATC ACATTTGCGTTCGTCGTTAACATAATGTTCTTAGGCCACGCGTTCACAGTTATGTTAGTCTACGTTTGGTCCCGACGGAATCCATTCGTCAGGCTAAACTTCTTCGGGCTCTTGAACTTTCAA GCGCCGTACATGCCCTGGATGCTTCTTGGTTTCTCCGTACTCCTCGGTAATACGATATCCGTAGATCTAGTTGGAATGGCTGTAGGGCATATGTATTACTTTGCGGAGGATGTATTCCCGCGTCTGAGAGGAGGTTTCCGTGTTCTTAAGACTCCACAAATACT TAAGACTTTGTTCGACGCACACCCGGAGGATCCAGACTACACTCCACCGCCCGAAGACCGTCCCGGTGGATTCGATTGGGGTCCAGACGTTAACGTGCAGTGA
- the Scox gene encoding synthesis of cytochrome c oxidase — translation MSSLMNQSLILLNRCSSQAFKKAPFQSLRSYEQYYLQARCFNTFRALRQGDSISTLPKKKREFFVKSPITWRSLLITSVMGGSFLGYLYYLKATKDLQVERERRREIGKAAIGGTFELVDPEGKLVKSEDFLGQWLLIYFGFTHCPDICPDELEKLALTVDQLEKEHKLKVQPLFISVDPDRDTPEIVGKYIKEFSHKIIGLTGSKEQVNKVCKAYRVYYSNGPKDQDADYIVDHTIIIYLVDPDGLFVDYYGLTHTADQISQSVALNKLKYEKVQSDSVIPSLPFKSLLQTS, via the exons ATGTCAAGTTTAATGAACCAATCACTTATTCTACTAAATAGGTGTTCTAGTCAAGCTTTTAAGAAA GCACCCTTTCAGAGCCTGCGAAGCTACGAACAGTATTACCTGCAAGCGCGATGCTTCAATACTTTCAGAGCATTGCGTCAGGGCGACAGCATAAGCACGCTACCAAAGAAAAAGCGAGAATTCTTCGTTAAAAGTCCCATCACATGGAGGAGCTTATTAATCACATCGGTGATGGGGGGATCTTTCCTGGGGTACTTGTATTACTTGAAAGCGACGAAGGATCTGCAAGTGGAACGCGAGAGGAGGCGCGAAATAGGGAAAGCGGCGATAGGGGGGACGTTCGAGCTAGTAGATCCCGAAGGGAAGCTAGTGAAGTCCGAGGACTTCTTGGGGCAGTGGCTTCTGATTTATTTCGGCTTCACGCACTGCCCTGATATCTGCCCGGACGAACTCGAGAAGCTGGCATTGACTGTGGACCAACTCG AGAAGGAACACAAACTCAAAGTCCAGCCTCTGTTCATCTCCGTGGACCCCGACAGAGACACGCCAGAGATCGTAGGCAAATACATTAAAGAGTTCTCCCATAAAATCATTGGTCTCACTGGCTCCAAAGAGCAGGTCAATAAAGTGTGCAAAGCGTACAGGGTATACTACAGCAATGGACCCAAGGACCAGGATGCCGACTACATC GTTGATCACACGATCATCATATACCTGGTGGACCCGGACGGTTTATTCGTAGACTACTACGGCCTGACACATACCGCTGATCAAATCAGTCAAAGCGTCGCTCTAAACAAGCTGAAATACGAGAAGGTCCAGTCGGACTCTGTGATACCATCGCTACCATTTAAATCATTACTACAGACGTCGTAA
- the LOC143377292 gene encoding transcription initiation factor TFIID subunit 10 isoform X2 has protein sequence MSEDFGRDTPPMYAANEDSKTAGQPLSDFLLQLEDYTPTVPDAISEHYLHTAGFNATDPRIVRLVSLAAQKFISEIANDALQHCKTRGANQNTKTKGKDRRYTLTMEDLTPAVAEYGIVVKKPHYFV, from the exons ATGTCTGAAGATTTCGGGAGAGACACACCGCCAATGTACGCGGCAAACGAGGACTCGAAAACAGCTGGACAACCTCTTTCAGATTTCCTTCTGCAACTTGAAGATTACACACCCACG GTGCCCGATGCGATCAGCGAGCATTATTTGCACACTGCGGGCTTCAACGCGACGGATCCCAGAAT AGTACGCCTAGTCTCCCTAGCGGCGCAGAAGTTCATATCCGAGATAGCGAACGACGCTCTGCAGCACTGCAAGACACGCGGAGCGAACCAGAACACGAAGACGAAGGGGAAAGATCGACGTTACACGCTGACCATGGAGGATCTCACACCGGCAGTCGCGGAATACGGAATCGTAGTCAAGAAGCCGCATTACTTCGTTTGA
- the LOC143376761 gene encoding lipase 3-like isoform X2, translating to MLAVFYTFCCLAAVALGVPLEEEDHELDLQSRITYDDLVFLNPAPTPQERAEKAGYTAETHEVVTEDGYILQMHRITGSKKSPKADNKPAVLLVHGLLDCSATWVLSSPEKGLGFLLSNWGYDVWMGNVRGTRYARKHKWMTTKDKEYWSFSWHEMGLYDLPAMIDYILATNKQQKILYAGHSQGSTAFFVMASERPEYQKKIAAMFALAPATFMSKSTSVLFKLLVPFRNDLKALTDLIGMYEFMPTGTFIQEVAKLACKDGGILQPLCSSVIFLIAGPGDVEFNKTLISDIVQYDPAGASTRQFVHYAQLMNSGNFEQYDHGIAGNLKKYGQIHPPKYNLGSVKIPVYLHYGSKDVFVNVKDLYQLYKALPNAQKFLVPATAFTHLDFVWSKRTDTLVYNKILSLMQRHRDGLA from the exons ATGCTCGCGGTATTTTACACTTTCTGCTGCCTCGCGGCGGTGGCACTCGGCGTGCCTCTTGAAGAAGAGGATCACGAGCTGGACCTACAGTCTAGGATCACCTACGATGATTTGGTGTTCCTGAATCCTGCGCCAACCCCT CAAGAACGAGCAGAAAAAGCAGGGTACACCGCTGAGACTCACGAGGTGGTCACGGAGGATGGATACATCCTGCAGATGCACAGGATCACGGGATCAAAGAAGAGCCCCAAAGCCGACAACAAGCCTGCTGTGCTTCTGGTTCATGGTCTCCTAGACTGCTCTGCCACGTGGGTGCTCTCCTCTCCCGAAAAGGGCTTGG GCTTCCTACTGTCTAATTGGGGGTACGACGTGTGGATGGGAAACGTTCGCGGTACTAGGTACGCCAGGAAGCACAAATGGATGACCACGAAGGATAAAGAATATTGGTCGTTCAG CTGGCACGAGATGGGATTGTACGACCTCCCAGCGATGATCGACTACATCCTGGCAACGAATAAACAGCAGAAGATCCTTTACGCAGGCCACAGCCAAGGGTCCACCGCGTTCTTCGTGATGGCCAGCGAACGGCCAGAGTACCAGAAGAAGATCGCAGCCATGTTCGCTTTGGCACCTGCTACCTTTATGTCCAAGAGCACCAGTGTCTTGTTTAAACTATTGGTCCCCTTCCGCAACGACCTCAAG GCACTGACAGACCTAATAGGAATGTACGAGTTCATGCCAACCGGCACATTCATACAGGAGGTTGCCAAACTAGCATGCAAGGATGGTGGGATTTTACAACCACTCTGCTCAAGTGTGATATTTCTCATCGCGGGACCTGGTGATGTAGAATTCAACAAG ACCCTTATATCCGATATCGTGCAATACGATCCCGCTGGCGCGTCCACTAGGCAATTCGTGCATTACGCTCAACTTATGAACTCTG GGAACTTCGAACAATACGACCACGGGATTGCTGGTAACTTGAAGAAGTATGGGCAGATCCACCCCCCTAAGTACAATCTGGGAAGCGTTAAGATCCCCGTTTATTTGCACTACGGTAGCAAGGATGTCTTCGTCAATGTCAAG GATTTGTACCAGCTCTACAAGGCGCTGCCCAACGCGCAGAAATTCTTGGTCCCGGCTACAGCATTCACCCACCTTGACTTCGTTTGGAGCAAGCGCACGGACACGTTGGTGTATAACAAAATTCTCAGTCTTATGCAGAGACACCGCGATGGTTTGGCTTGA
- the LOC143376760 gene encoding pancreatic triacylglycerol lipase, whose amino-acid sequence MRHAKHLVFYALLVLALWGAEGKRSVKLLMARNRAVLRKIGATREDAKPKICYDNLGCFADPLPHLTLKRPPEHPSVIRTRFLLYTRLGTDSPENLQYGDRSQSMENSKFNGSKPLKIIIHGYKGSGSDVGFILMIRNLLDLEDANVVVLDWTRGAATTYQAAVANTELVGRQLALVLQDAINLGTLPKNIHVIGFSLGAHVAGCASEVLKKRGHLLGRITGLDPASPFFRNHLFREKARKLDATDAQLVDVIHTDGSEDFADGFGLLKPLGHIDFFPNGGREQPGCTDVRNSVVVSHLNEETLTREIACSHLRAWRLFLESVGGGNESCRFIAWPCPKGRTSYVNGLCFPMESTAWTQEMGYRANIGPLGIYYLPTRGEEPFCGQPLRASVTTSEDTPRTSGTLYLRIDQRNSTTTFKLRCIILSRRSTWIFYNIAAAEFQSLSSDQSTVAGHVWYQTLIDEDAIKNPYADTLLINKLALEDQKGNRWEYCTPNTAVNWKERSVVLQRGQCISS is encoded by the exons ATGCGGCACGCTAAACACTTGGTCTTCTACGCCCTCTTAGTCCTCGCCCTTTGGGGCGCGGAGGGGAAACGTTCTG TAAAGCTGCTCATGGCGAGGAACAGAGCGGTGCTGCGCAAGATCGGAGCTACGCGGGAGGACGCCAAGCCCAAAATCTGCTACG ATAATCTCGGCTGCTTCGCCGATCCTCTACCACATCTGACGCTGAAACGGCCGCCGGAACATCCCAGCGTTATTCGGACTAGATTCCTGTTGTACACCCGCCTGGGGACGGATTCCCCTGAGAACCTTCAGTATGGTGACCGCTCCCAGTCCATGGAGAACTCCAAATTTAATGGCAGCAAGCCCTTGAAAATTATCATTCATGGGTACAAGGGAAGTGGGAGCGATGTTGGATTTATTCTTATGATACGGAATTTATTGGACCTG GAAGACGCGAACGTCGTGGTGCTCGATTGGACGAGGGGCGCAGCGACCACCTACCAAGCGGCAGTGGCAAATACCGAGCTAGTAGGTCGCCAATTAGCTCTGGTCCTCCAGGACGCCATTAACCTAGGGACTCTACCAAAAAACATTCACGTAATCGGCTTCAGCCTTGGGGCCCACGTGGCTGGCTGCGCCTCAGAAGTACTCAAGAAGAGGGGCCACCTCCTGGGTCGCATAACAGGCTTGGACCCTGCGTCTCCGTTCTTCAGGAACCACCTGTTCAGGGAGAAGGCACGAAAGCTGGACGCCACAGACGCTCAGCTCGTAGACGTGATACACACAGATGGGTCTGAGGACTTCGCTGATGGGTTCGGGTTGCTGAAGCCTCTCGGCCACATCGACTTCTTCCCCAACGGTGGCAGGGAGCAGCCTGGCTGCACTGACGTGAGGAACTCTGTGGTTGTCAGCCACTTGAACG AGGAGACTTTGACCAGGGAAATTGCGTGCAGCCACTTGAGGGCCTGGAGACTCTTCCTGGAGAGCGTTGGAGGCGGGAATGAATCTTGCAGGTTCATCGCCTGGCCCTGTCCGAAAGGGAGAACCTCCTACGTCAATGGATTGTGCTTCCCTATGGAGTCCACAGCGTGGACGCAAGAGATGGGCTACAGGGCTAATATTGGCCCCTTAGGGATCTACTACTTGCCAACCAGGGGCGAGGAACCATTCTGTG GTCAGCCTCTGAGGGCCTCGGTGACCACATCCGAGGATACGCCAAGAACATCGGGCACATTGTACTTGAGGATTGACCAGCGCAATTCCACCACTACTTTCAAACTCCGATGCAT AATATTAAGTAGGAGAAGCACCTGGATTTTCTACAATATCGCAGCAGCGGAGTTTCAATCATTGTCAAGCGATCAATCAACTGTAGCCGGGCATGTTTGGTATCAGACTCTCATCGATGAAGACGCGATTAAAAATCCTTACGCAGATACATTGTTGATAAACAAGCTCGCTCTTGAGGATCAGAAAGGCAACAG GTGGGAGTATTGTACCCCGAACACCGCTGTGAACTGGAAGGAAAGATCAGTGGTACTGCAACGTGGACAATGCATTTCTTCGTGA
- the LOC143377292 gene encoding transcription initiation factor TFIID subunit 10 isoform X1 encodes MIARIELAESLSLCKGSGISARYRRTRIASSENRLLNMSEDFGRDTPPMYAANEDSKTAGQPLSDFLLQLEDYTPTVPDAISEHYLHTAGFNATDPRIVRLVSLAAQKFISEIANDALQHCKTRGANQNTKTKGKDRRYTLTMEDLTPAVAEYGIVVKKPHYFV; translated from the exons ATGATCGCAAGGATCGAGTTAGCAGAATCATTGTCATTGTGTAAGGGAAGCGGAATTTCTGCGAGATACCGCAGAACTCGCATTGCTTCGAG TGAAAACCGCCTACTCAACATGTCTGAAGATTTCGGGAGAGACACACCGCCAATGTACGCGGCAAACGAGGACTCGAAAACAGCTGGACAACCTCTTTCAGATTTCCTTCTGCAACTTGAAGATTACACACCCACG GTGCCCGATGCGATCAGCGAGCATTATTTGCACACTGCGGGCTTCAACGCGACGGATCCCAGAAT AGTACGCCTAGTCTCCCTAGCGGCGCAGAAGTTCATATCCGAGATAGCGAACGACGCTCTGCAGCACTGCAAGACACGCGGAGCGAACCAGAACACGAAGACGAAGGGGAAAGATCGACGTTACACGCTGACCATGGAGGATCTCACACCGGCAGTCGCGGAATACGGAATCGTAGTCAAGAAGCCGCATTACTTCGTTTGA
- the LOC143376761 gene encoding lipase 3-like isoform X1 — translation MLAIFSIFCCVATVTLGVPLEEENYKLSIHTRVAYDDSKFLTSAPNPQERAEKAGYTAETHEVVTEDGYILQMHRITGSKKSPKADNKPAVLLVHGLLDCSATWVLSSPEKGLGFLLSNWGYDVWMGNVRGTRYARKHKWMTTKDKEYWSFSWHEMGLYDLPAMIDYILATNKQQKILYAGHSQGSTAFFVMASERPEYQKKIAAMFALAPATFMSKSTSVLFKLLVPFRNDLKALTDLIGMYEFMPTGTFIQEVAKLACKDGGILQPLCSSVIFLIAGPGDVEFNKTLISDIVQYDPAGASTRQFVHYAQLMNSGNFEQYDHGIAGNLKKYGQIHPPKYNLGSVKIPVYLHYGSKDVFVNVKDLYQLYKALPNAQKFLVPATAFTHLDFVWSKRTDTLVYNKILSLMQRHRDGLA, via the exons ATGCTCGcgatattttccattttctGCTGCGTCGCGACGGTCACACTCGGCGTGCCGCTCGAAGAAGAGAATTACAAGCTAAGCATCCACACCAGGGTTGCCTACGATGATTCGAAATTCCTCACTTCTGCGCCAAACCCT CAAGAACGAGCAGAAAAAGCAGGGTACACCGCTGAGACTCACGAGGTGGTCACGGAGGATGGATACATCCTGCAGATGCACAGGATCACGGGATCAAAGAAGAGCCCCAAAGCCGACAACAAGCCTGCTGTGCTTCTGGTTCATGGTCTCCTAGACTGCTCTGCCACGTGGGTGCTCTCCTCTCCCGAAAAGGGCTTGG GCTTCCTACTGTCTAATTGGGGGTACGACGTGTGGATGGGAAACGTTCGCGGTACTAGGTACGCCAGGAAGCACAAATGGATGACCACGAAGGATAAAGAATATTGGTCGTTCAG CTGGCACGAGATGGGATTGTACGACCTCCCAGCGATGATCGACTACATCCTGGCAACGAATAAACAGCAGAAGATCCTTTACGCAGGCCACAGCCAAGGGTCCACCGCGTTCTTCGTGATGGCCAGCGAACGGCCAGAGTACCAGAAGAAGATCGCAGCCATGTTCGCTTTGGCACCTGCTACCTTTATGTCCAAGAGCACCAGTGTCTTGTTTAAACTATTGGTCCCCTTCCGCAACGACCTCAAG GCACTGACAGACCTAATAGGAATGTACGAGTTCATGCCAACCGGCACATTCATACAGGAGGTTGCCAAACTAGCATGCAAGGATGGTGGGATTTTACAACCACTCTGCTCAAGTGTGATATTTCTCATCGCGGGACCTGGTGATGTAGAATTCAACAAG ACCCTTATATCCGATATCGTGCAATACGATCCCGCTGGCGCGTCCACTAGGCAATTCGTGCATTACGCTCAACTTATGAACTCTG GGAACTTCGAACAATACGACCACGGGATTGCTGGTAACTTGAAGAAGTATGGGCAGATCCACCCCCCTAAGTACAATCTGGGAAGCGTTAAGATCCCCGTTTATTTGCACTACGGTAGCAAGGATGTCTTCGTCAATGTCAAG GATTTGTACCAGCTCTACAAGGCGCTGCCCAACGCGCAGAAATTCTTGGTCCCGGCTACAGCATTCACCCACCTTGACTTCGTTTGGAGCAAGCGCACGGACACGTTGGTGTATAACAAAATTCTCAGTCTTATGCAGAGACACCGCGATGGTTTGGCTTGA
- the LOC143377066 gene encoding lipase 3-like: MAQERAEKLGYSAETHEATTEDGYILQLFRITGSKKSPKAENKPAVLLLHGLLDCSASWLLATPEKSLGYLLADWGYDVWLGNARGSRYSRKHKWMTTQDKEYWTFSWHEIGIYDLPAMIDHIREASKQEKILYVGHSQGTTAFFVMASERVEQQAKIKAMFALAPATFMPRNTNPFIRLLAPFADNIGKLADLIGMYEFMPTDELMQSLAQLVCGNEAITKPLCEKMIVHFIGANERDLNLDLIPEVLRYDPAGASTRQFVHYAQLINSGKFQQYNHGLIDNLKKYGTISPPDYKLQNIEIPIYLHYSSNDEFVHTLDLRTLYRNLPNAQKFLVPDRWFTHIDFLWSNHVDTMVYNKVLGLMERHRF; this comes from the exons atggcg CAAGAACGAGCAGAAAAATTAGGGTACAGTGCTGAGACTCACGAGGCGACCACAGAGGACGGATACATCCTGCAACTGTTCAGGATCACAGGATCAAAGAAGAGCCCCAAAGCCGAGAACAAGCCTGCCGTGCTTCTGCTTCATGGACTCCTTGACTGCTCCGCCTCATGGCTGCTCGCCACACCTGAAAAGAGTTTGG GCTACCTATTGGCTGATTGGGGATATGACGTGTGGTTGGGAAACGCACGTGGCAGTAGGTATTCTAGGAAACACAAATGGATGACCACGCAGGATAAAGAATACTGGACGTTCAG TTGGCACGAGATCGGGATATACGATCTCCCAGCGATGATCGATCACATCCGGGAGGCGAGCAAGCAGGAGAAGATCTTGTACGTGGGCCATAGCCAAGGAACCACTGCGTTCTTCGTGATGGCGAGCGAGCGCGTCGAGCAGCAGGCGAAGATCAAGGCTATGTTCGCTTTGGCGCCAGCTACATTTATGCCTAGAAACACTAACCCCTTCATCAGACTCCTGGCTCCCTTTGCTGATAACATCGGG AAACTGGCAGACCTGATAGGCATGTATGAGTTCATGCCGACAGATGAGTTGATGCAATCTCTGGCACAATTGGTGTGTGGCAATGAAGCGATTACTAAGCCGCTGTGCGAGAAGATGATAGTCCACTTCATTGGAGCTAATGAAAGAGACCTGAACCTG GATCTTATACCCGAGGTGCTGAGATACGATCCTGCTGGTGCGAGCACCAGACAATTTGTGCATTATGCTCAACTTATCAATTCTG GAAAGTTTCAACAATACAACCATGGCTTGATTGATAACTTGAAGAAGTATGGCACAATCTCTCCCCCTGATTACAAACTACAAAACATCGAGATACCTATTTACCTGCACTACAGTAGCAACGATGAATTTGTTCATACATTG GATCTGCGCACATTGTACAGAAATCTACCCAATGCCCAGAAATTCCTGGTTCCAGATCGGTGGTTCACACATATTGATTTCCTTTGGAGTAATCATGTTGATACTATGGTGTACAACAAGGTGCTGGGTCTCATGGAAAGGCACCGCTTCTAA